One window from the genome of Paracoccus marcusii encodes:
- a CDS encoding glycosyltransferase yields MLEQEIINLAAVGTSASDDLRHDGRRGTVLLVTHETEVGGAPHVLKQIALFLRDRTRFDVRIAAINGGNLREAFANVAPLLVLSEHTMQSRDRVLQDFAGPDLKAVFVNSIASGGILDHLPADLPTVAFIHELPQLLDRYPNQVSLVRDRASRIIGGGPDVTNALEVRYKFDPEKLVSAVSFIESLPPGTDFVERRDAARAALNIGSDRFVVMGCGLLHWRKSPEKFIETAHLLTERGIDADFVWLGGGPDHDKCNQLVEHYGLTDRVRFTGYEPDVAGKLAGGDLFLLSSCEDPFPLVALYAAQAGLPIVCFKDAGGIEGFVSNGSGIAVPHMNSVAMADAVEKYYVDRARACADGVLGQSQVTRGHTIDVIGPLLLHHIREAAMLPPEVTVVVPNYNYEKYLPERLDSIAAQTFQDFEVVLLDDASSDKSVAVLQSFADRRPGTRLVVNPQNSGSPFVQWLRGMEFANAELIWLAEADDRCTPDLLMQLLPFFNDRNVRIASCASRPITSDGELIGDYRPLYLNRIANGRWDNDYIASDHEEANAGLGIANSIPNASAVVFRKFAPEPQFVTQLTDMRLCGDWYFYCRVMRGGLVGYRAREMNDHRRHESTVTKQLEGSTHYFSELAVVRDYLGRNYHQNSDCRTRIAEFLAQDIARFKVNDDTASAIQTTRKKDLPSLLVVAPDLSPGGGQVFALSIANEWAARGGRVVLLNVESQPSHPAMISRVSPEVMLVGAHDPGADLRTLIQRFDIDAVHSSIWWADRWVDDHRHNLPAEMPWIITMHGCHETILAEPSIDDSFIERMGRMSERASWAYTAAKNLAVFKTMPQPRRLVKIPNGVHLQTDESGPDRAALGLRSDALVLGLASRAIDSKGWHEAVRLTHRLNDAGYPTDLLLIGEGPTASVIKEQGPAHVRLLGQVSNLQAHLRILDIGLLPSYFPGESLPLVLLEMMAQGIPSIASHIGEIPWILNGGDDPVGLLVPLSSSGVDEDILFAHAIKLSDKALRSKLSLNAKVRFQKEFEIGRMLDRYIEQYRGR; encoded by the coding sequence GCTTTTGCCAACGTAGCGCCGCTTCTTGTGTTGTCTGAGCACACAATGCAATCACGGGATAGGGTTCTACAGGACTTTGCAGGTCCAGACTTAAAGGCAGTTTTCGTAAATTCGATAGCGAGCGGTGGAATATTAGATCATTTGCCTGCAGATCTGCCAACTGTGGCATTTATCCATGAATTGCCTCAGTTGCTCGACCGCTATCCAAATCAAGTTTCTCTTGTACGTGATAGAGCCTCTAGAATTATCGGCGGTGGACCAGACGTCACAAACGCGCTTGAGGTTCGGTACAAGTTCGATCCTGAGAAGCTCGTTTCAGCAGTTAGTTTCATTGAATCGTTACCCCCAGGCACGGATTTTGTAGAGCGGCGTGATGCTGCGCGTGCAGCCTTAAACATAGGGTCAGATCGTTTCGTTGTAATGGGTTGCGGACTTCTTCATTGGCGCAAATCCCCAGAGAAGTTCATCGAGACGGCGCATCTATTGACCGAGCGTGGAATTGACGCTGACTTTGTATGGCTGGGTGGTGGCCCAGATCACGATAAATGCAATCAGCTCGTTGAGCATTATGGGTTAACGGATCGAGTCCGTTTTACCGGCTATGAGCCGGATGTGGCCGGCAAGCTCGCTGGTGGCGACCTTTTTCTCCTAAGCTCCTGTGAAGATCCATTCCCGCTGGTTGCACTATATGCCGCTCAAGCTGGTCTCCCAATTGTTTGTTTTAAAGACGCTGGCGGAATAGAAGGTTTCGTCTCAAACGGCAGTGGCATTGCGGTACCACATATGAACAGCGTTGCGATGGCAGATGCTGTTGAAAAATATTATGTTGATCGTGCTCGCGCATGTGCCGATGGTGTTCTGGGCCAATCACAAGTTACTCGCGGTCATACCATTGACGTTATCGGTCCCTTACTGCTTCATCACATCCGCGAGGCAGCGATGTTGCCCCCAGAGGTGACTGTTGTTGTCCCAAACTACAACTACGAAAAATATTTGCCTGAGCGTCTGGATAGTATTGCAGCACAGACATTTCAAGATTTTGAAGTTGTTCTTCTTGATGACGCATCATCTGACAAATCAGTTGCTGTCCTACAGAGTTTTGCTGATAGGCGGCCTGGTACGAGGCTGGTTGTAAATCCGCAGAACAGCGGATCCCCCTTCGTGCAGTGGCTACGAGGTATGGAGTTTGCAAACGCCGAACTAATCTGGCTTGCTGAGGCAGATGACAGGTGTACACCTGATCTATTGATGCAATTGCTACCCTTCTTTAACGATCGAAACGTACGAATTGCATCGTGTGCGTCCCGTCCAATAACTTCCGATGGTGAATTGATTGGCGACTACAGACCACTTTATCTTAACCGTATTGCGAACGGGCGATGGGATAACGACTATATCGCAAGTGATCATGAAGAGGCAAACGCAGGGCTTGGCATTGCAAACTCTATTCCAAACGCCAGTGCTGTAGTTTTCCGGAAATTTGCACCAGAGCCTCAATTTGTCACTCAGCTTACCGATATGCGGCTATGTGGCGACTGGTATTTCTATTGCCGGGTAATGCGTGGCGGTCTCGTTGGTTATCGTGCGCGTGAGATGAATGATCATCGTAGACATGAGAGCACCGTCACCAAACAGCTTGAAGGCTCAACTCATTACTTTTCCGAACTGGCTGTCGTACGAGACTACCTCGGCCGCAACTACCACCAAAATTCCGATTGCCGAACTCGTATAGCTGAATTTCTAGCTCAAGATATCGCGCGTTTCAAAGTCAACGACGATACTGCATCTGCAATTCAAACTACTAGGAAAAAGGATCTACCGTCTCTACTCGTTGTAGCCCCGGACTTGTCGCCCGGGGGTGGTCAGGTGTTTGCACTCTCTATTGCAAATGAATGGGCCGCGCGCGGGGGACGGGTTGTACTTCTAAATGTCGAGAGCCAGCCCTCTCACCCAGCGATGATCTCACGTGTATCTCCCGAGGTTATGCTAGTCGGCGCGCATGACCCAGGAGCCGATTTGCGAACACTGATTCAGCGTTTCGATATTGACGCAGTGCACTCTAGCATTTGGTGGGCGGACAGGTGGGTTGACGATCACCGTCATAATTTGCCGGCTGAAATGCCTTGGATAATCACAATGCACGGCTGTCACGAAACTATCCTCGCGGAGCCGTCGATTGATGACAGCTTCATTGAGCGGATGGGGCGTATGTCAGAGCGCGCCAGTTGGGCATATACCGCAGCTAAAAACCTCGCTGTTTTTAAAACCATGCCCCAGCCGCGTCGGTTGGTTAAAATTCCAAACGGAGTGCATCTTCAAACTGATGAATCAGGCCCGGATAGAGCAGCGTTAGGTTTGCGATCTGATGCGTTAGTTTTAGGGTTAGCTAGTCGAGCAATCGATTCTAAGGGGTGGCACGAAGCGGTCCGTTTGACGCATCGCCTGAACGACGCAGGTTATCCGACTGATCTTCTTCTTATTGGGGAAGGACCCACGGCTTCAGTTATTAAAGAACAAGGCCCGGCCCACGTCCGTCTGCTTGGACAGGTCAGTAATCTGCAAGCGCATCTGCGGATCCTCGACATCGGGCTGTTGCCTAGCTATTTCCCGGGTGAATCATTGCCACTTGTGCTCCTTGAGATGATGGCCCAAGGCATCCCTTCAATTGCGTCTCACATTGGTGAGATACCTTGGATACTTAACGGTGGGGATGATCCGGTTGGGCTTCTGGTGCCATTGTCATCGTCTGGTGTTGATGAAGATATCCTCTTTGCCCATGCAATTAAGTTGTCCGATAAAGCGCTCCGCTCCAAATTGTCTTTAAACGCCAAGGTTCGTTTTCAAAAGGAGTTTGAAATTGGAAGAATGCTGGATCGATATATCGAGCAATACCGGGGGCGTTGA